One segment of Theobroma cacao cultivar B97-61/B2 chromosome 9, Criollo_cocoa_genome_V2, whole genome shotgun sequence DNA contains the following:
- the LOC18589569 gene encoding mitochondrial dicarboxylate/tricarboxylate transporter DTC, giving the protein MAEEKKAQAAGVWPKVKPFVNGGASGMLATCVIQPIDMIKVRIQLGQGSAATVTKNMLREEGVGAFYKGLSAGLLRQATYTTARLGSFKMLTNKAIEANDGKPLPLYQKALCGLTAGAIGACVGSPADLALIRMQADATLPAAQRRNYSNAFHALYRIVADEGVLALWKGAGPTVVRAMALNMGMLASYDQSVEFFKDSLGLGEAATVLGASTVSGFFASACSLPFDYVKTQIQKMQPDAEGKYPYSGSLDCTMKTFKSGGPFKFYTGFPVYCVRIAPHVMMTWIFLNQIQKAQKSIGL; this is encoded by the exons ATGGCAGAGGAGAAGAAGGCCCAAGCTGCTGGTGTCTGGCCAAAGGTTAAGCCTTTTGTCAATGGAGGTGCCTCTGGTATGCTTGCCACCTGTGTCATCCAACCCATCGACATGATCAAG GTGAGAATCCAACTGGGCCAGGGATCGGCAGCAACTGTCACCAAGAACATGCTTAGAGAGGAGGGTGTTGGTGCCTTTTACAAG GGGCTATCAGCTGGATTGCTCAGGCAAGCTACATACACTACTGCTCGACTTGGATCATTCAA aATGTTGACAAACAAAGCAATTGAAGCCAATGATGGGAAGCCCCTACCACTGTATCAGAAGGCTTTGTGTGGTCTGACTGCTGGTGCTATTGGAGCCTGTGTTGGCAGCCCAGCTGATTTGGCACTTATCCGTATGCAGGCTGATGCCACTTTGCCTGCTGCTCAGCGCCGAAATTACTCGAATGCATTCCATGCTCTCTATCGTATTGTTGCTGATGAAGGGGTTTTGGCACTTTGGAAAGGTGCAGGCCCTACCGTAGTTAGAGCCATGGCATTGAACATGGGAATGCTTGCCTCTTATGATCAAAGTGTTGAGTTTTTCAAGGATTCCCTTGGCTTAGGAGAAGCTGCTACAGTGCTAG GTGCAAGTACCGTTTCAGGATTTTTCGCTTCAGCTTGCAGTTTACCTTTTGATTATGTCAAAACACAAATTCAGAAAATGCAACCTGATGCTGAGGGAAAGTATCCATACAGTGGCTCTTTGGACTGTACCATGAAAACCTTCAAGTCTGGAGGACCATTCAAATTTTACACAGGATTCCCCGTATATTGTGTTAGAATTGCTCCACATGTCATG ATGACTTGGATATTCCTCAACCAGATTCAGAAGGCACAGAAAAGCATAGGGTTGTAG